One Nostoc sp. UHCC 0302 DNA window includes the following coding sequences:
- the petG gene encoding cytochrome b6-f complex subunit PetG, translating into MVEPLLSGIVLGLIVVTLAGLFYAAYKQFKRDNQLLGGG; encoded by the coding sequence GTGGTTGAACCCCTGCTATCAGGTATTGTCCTTGGTTTGATTGTCGTCACCCTCGCTGGACTGTTTTACGCTGCCTATAAGCAATTTAAGCGTGACAACCAGTTGTTGGGAGGAGGTTGA
- the rsmD gene encoding 16S rRNA (guanine(966)-N(2))-methyltransferase RsmD — translation MSLRIYGNRQIKTLPGKETRPTSARVREAVFNIWQGEIASSRWLDLCAGSGSMGAEALCRGASLVVGIEQSSRACAIIQQNWQQVADAGQEWKVLRGDIIQQLKALSGKQFNRIYFDPPYASGLYQPVLEAIAHHQLLDPSGEIAVEHKPQGWTPPIIDTWEICRQKVYGNTALTFYRNVREQEEIREKY, via the coding sequence ATGAGCCTGAGAATTTACGGGAATCGCCAGATTAAAACTTTACCTGGAAAAGAAACTAGACCCACAAGTGCGCGGGTTAGGGAGGCAGTTTTTAATATTTGGCAGGGAGAAATAGCAAGTTCTCGCTGGCTGGATCTTTGCGCTGGTAGTGGTTCGATGGGCGCAGAAGCTTTGTGTAGAGGAGCCAGCTTAGTAGTAGGAATTGAACAATCGAGCCGAGCCTGTGCCATTATTCAACAAAACTGGCAACAGGTGGCTGATGCTGGACAAGAATGGAAGGTATTGCGCGGAGATATTATCCAGCAGTTGAAGGCTTTATCCGGAAAGCAGTTTAACAGAATCTACTTTGATCCACCTTATGCGAGTGGATTGTATCAGCCAGTTTTAGAAGCGATCGCTCACCATCAGCTTTTAGATCCAAGCGGCGAAATCGCAGTTGAACACAAACCCCAAGGTTGGACGCCACCAATAATAGACACTTGGGAAATTTGTCGCCAGAAAGTTTATGGCAATACAGCGCTTACTTTCTACAGAAATGTGAGGGAGCAAGAGGAAATAAGGGAGAAATACTAG
- a CDS encoding cytochrome c: protein MDNQITKPEILIQRIALLALAILLAVPLGFFGVQLVRAADPYVKSVLSLKGDPIQGHAIFQINCAGCHGLEADGRVGPSLQAVSKHKSRYGLIHQVISGDTPPMPKFQPSAQEMADLLSYLESL, encoded by the coding sequence TTGGATAACCAGATTACCAAACCTGAAATTCTGATTCAGCGGATCGCATTGTTGGCTCTGGCGATACTGCTAGCAGTCCCTTTGGGCTTCTTTGGTGTACAGTTGGTTCGAGCCGCCGATCCATACGTTAAGAGTGTTTTATCCTTGAAAGGAGATCCAATTCAAGGACACGCTATCTTTCAGATCAACTGTGCTGGTTGTCATGGACTGGAAGCAGATGGCCGAGTAGGGCCTAGTTTGCAAGCTGTCTCAAAGCACAAGTCTCGGTATGGATTGATTCACCAAGTGATTAGTGGCGACACTCCACCAATGCCTAAATTCCAGCCTAGCGCTCAAGAAATGGCGGATCTTTTGAGCTATTTAGAGTCGTTGTAG
- a CDS encoding IS630 family transposase (programmed frameshift) has product MGARLRVFLTPEQDQTLLNLRKQDVPQKVKDRAEIIRLNAHGWYVEKIADHFDCHKKTVTKVLHQWQKLGTEGLWESPGRGGKPKWLEDDMIFLEECLRNEPRTYNSSQLALKLKTERNVEMSADRLRRVLKKGVDWKRTRKSHKGKQDPVARANKQADLDMLELAAATGEIDLKYLDESGFCMWSEPSYTYYFRGEQKRLEQTKRRGRRLSIIGLLQPLISFVYGLVIGGVDRKSYIEMMEKEAKQAQETGRISVIVQDNGPIHRCQEVQQLWKKWESQGLYIFFLPKYCSEMNPIELEWQHLKKDELSGQAFDDELDLAYAVINGVQARGKKNNHNTHRVKFSSRLST; this is encoded by the exons ATGGGTGCGCGTTTAAGGGTATTTCTGACTCCTGAGCAAGACCAAACTTTACTAAATCTGAGAAAACAGGATGTACCACAGAAAGTCAAAGACAGGGCGGAAATAATCAGGCTAAATGCACATGGTTGGTATGTAGAGAAGATAGCAGATCACTTTGATTGTCACAAAAAAACAGTCACAAAAGTTTTGCATCAATGGCAAAAACTGGGCACAGAAGGGCTTTGGGAATCTCCTGGGCGAGGGGGGAAACCAAAGTGGCTTGAGGATGACATGATATTTTTAGAAGAATGCCTCAGAAACGAGCCACGCACATACAATAGTTCTCAGTTAGCTTTGAAGTTGAAAACAGAACGCAACGTTGAGATGAGTGCCGACAGATTAAGACGGGTACTC AAAAAGGGGGTCGATTGGAAACGGACAAGGAAAAGCCATAAAGGAAAACAAGACCCAGTAGCACGAGCAAACAAGCAAGCAGACCTAGACATGTTGGAATTAGCTGCTGCCACTGGTGAAATAGACCTGAAATACCTAGACGAGTCAGGGTTCTGTATGTGGAGCGAACCTAGTTATACATATTACTTTAGAGGTGAGCAAAAACGGTTAGAACAGACTAAACGCCGTGGTCGCAGATTAAGTATTATCGGGCTTCTCCAACCTTTAATCAGTTTTGTTTACGGTTTAGTTATCGGTGGTGTTGACCGTAAATCTTATATAGAAATGATGGAGAAAGAAGCCAAACAAGCCCAAGAAACTGGACGTATCAGCGTGATTGTGCAAGATAACGGGCCAATACATCGCTGCCAAGAAGTTCAACAATTGTGGAAAAAATGGGAAAGTCAGGGTTTGTACATCTTTTTTCTCCCGAAATATTGCTCAGAAATGAATCCAATTGAATTGGAATGGCAACATCTCAAGAAAGATGAGTTATCCGGGCAAGCATTTGATGATGAGCTAGATCTCGCTTACGCCGTCATCAATGGTGTTCAAGCTAGAGGAAAAAAAAACAATCACAACACACATCGTGTAAAATTTAGCTCTAGATTATCAACTTAA
- a CDS encoding DUF3370 domain-containing protein encodes MLPLLLNFLLAQLTPATPPPEEVVQPQEVRPLPGKLDKVPTFNSNSPELVLKEGILLSTFPPNGKKVPTAHLNFPFRGRFDIFAHHVAKAEPPENFQSLYLGIILYNPGSKPVKVNILQAASYLSQPDAPFIELPSFSQNPLGTVFAGPGDRVMSDVLRGQRQNIFPDQIEIPPGKSQMLLNLPIPVKGLIPPLNGRSSLIRLWSNGNVYAASLAMFARVNPDGSERAPNLEEWQNLLNNGDLSGPRDKVPTPLEDTSKPIVYGRVAGVASGTQWRALLVDNPKARYLTIPQPGQAFSYGLSTVHRGTLGTGQVQSATMLVRYPDTAYRAHGNYGIQYSLKLPLYNNTQNPQTVSVSMQTPLKEDQLVKPGLRFFSTPARQVLFRGTVRVHYKNAQGQPQTEFVHLVQKQGQAGEPLVSLKMKAGDRSLVEVDFLYPPDATPPQVLTVSTQGESR; translated from the coding sequence ATGTTGCCATTGTTACTAAATTTTTTGCTAGCACAATTAACTCCTGCCACACCACCACCAGAAGAAGTGGTGCAACCACAAGAAGTCCGTCCTTTGCCAGGGAAGTTGGACAAAGTGCCAACGTTTAATAGTAATAGTCCAGAATTAGTTTTGAAAGAAGGGATTTTACTCTCGACGTTTCCACCAAATGGTAAAAAAGTACCAACGGCACATTTAAATTTTCCCTTTCGGGGACGATTTGATATTTTTGCCCACCATGTTGCCAAAGCAGAACCACCAGAAAATTTTCAATCTCTCTATTTAGGAATAATTTTGTATAACCCTGGTTCAAAGCCAGTGAAGGTCAATATTTTGCAAGCGGCGAGTTATTTAAGTCAACCAGATGCACCATTTATTGAGTTACCATCATTTAGCCAAAATCCTTTGGGTACAGTTTTTGCAGGCCCAGGCGATCGCGTCATGTCTGATGTATTAAGAGGACAGCGACAAAATATTTTCCCAGATCAAATTGAGATTCCGCCTGGGAAAAGTCAGATGTTACTAAATTTACCAATCCCTGTGAAGGGACTGATACCACCCTTAAATGGTCGGTCTAGTTTAATCAGACTGTGGAGTAATGGCAATGTATATGCAGCTAGCCTAGCCATGTTTGCGCGGGTAAATCCTGATGGTAGTGAACGTGCGCCTAATCTAGAAGAATGGCAAAATTTACTAAATAATGGTGATTTATCTGGGCCACGAGATAAAGTCCCCACTCCTTTAGAAGATACTAGCAAGCCTATTGTTTATGGGCGTGTAGCAGGAGTGGCTAGTGGTACACAGTGGAGAGCTTTATTAGTAGATAATCCTAAAGCTAGGTATCTAACTATTCCCCAGCCAGGTCAAGCGTTTTCTTATGGTTTGAGTACTGTGCATCGTGGTACTTTAGGAACTGGTCAAGTTCAGAGTGCAACCATGCTAGTGCGCTATCCTGATACGGCATATCGCGCTCATGGCAACTATGGAATTCAATATAGTTTAAAGTTGCCGCTGTATAACAACACTCAAAATCCTCAGACTGTGAGTGTGTCTATGCAAACGCCACTCAAGGAGGATCAGTTAGTCAAGCCAGGGTTACGCTTTTTTAGTACACCAGCCCGTCAAGTATTATTTCGTGGTACAGTGCGGGTGCATTACAAAAATGCTCAAGGTCAGCCTCAAACCGAGTTTGTGCATTTGGTACAAAAACAAGGCCAAGCAGGGGAACCGTTGGTGTCACTAAAGATGAAAGCAGGCGATCGCTCCCTTGTTGAAGTAGACTTTCTCTATCCGCCAGATGCTACACCACCGCAAGTTTTAACAGTTTCGACCCAGGGAGAAAGTCGGTAA
- a CDS encoding peptidylprolyl isomerase, giving the protein MTEALQIGNRTIAASELIPLLASYQMLPQLQRELIIDEAIEQSSRSGNVTIEYTPEEIAQAQQQFYAEKQLKSEADIQAWMVYQGLTPNQLENVTTRKLKIEKFKQATWGNKLESYFFQCKGKLDKVIYSLLRTQDVGIAQELYFRIQAEEKSFAEVAREFSLGPEAQTGGLVGPVELNALHPTMVQMLHSSQPGQILPPTRIAEWFVILRLEKFIPAQLDESMKVRLLNELFEMWLQEQQRQIVSVSNDADEGDEEQGKNN; this is encoded by the coding sequence ATGACTGAAGCGCTCCAAATCGGTAATCGTACGATCGCAGCTAGTGAACTGATTCCCTTACTGGCAAGTTACCAAATGTTGCCACAGTTGCAGCGGGAATTAATTATTGATGAGGCGATTGAGCAAAGCTCACGCTCTGGGAATGTAACAATAGAATACACCCCAGAAGAAATAGCCCAAGCTCAACAGCAGTTTTACGCAGAAAAACAGTTAAAATCTGAAGCTGACATCCAAGCTTGGATGGTATATCAAGGACTGACTCCGAATCAATTAGAAAATGTTACTACGCGTAAGCTCAAAATTGAAAAGTTTAAGCAAGCTACTTGGGGTAACAAACTGGAATCTTACTTTTTTCAGTGCAAAGGAAAACTAGATAAAGTCATTTACTCTCTACTACGAACTCAAGATGTAGGAATTGCCCAAGAACTTTACTTTCGGATTCAGGCAGAAGAAAAGTCTTTTGCAGAGGTAGCTAGGGAATTCTCACTAGGGCCAGAAGCCCAAACTGGTGGGTTAGTAGGCCCAGTTGAACTGAATGCACTACATCCAACTATGGTGCAAATGCTCCATAGCAGTCAACCAGGGCAAATACTGCCCCCTACCCGAATTGCTGAATGGTTTGTGATTTTGCGGTTAGAAAAATTTATTCCAGCACAATTAGATGAATCGATGAAAGTCCGCCTGCTGAATGAACTCTTTGAAATGTGGCTACAGGAACAGCAAAGGCAAATTGTATCTGTATCAAATGATGCAGATGAGGGAGATGAAGAGCAGGGGAAGAATAACTAA
- a CDS encoding peptidase C15 has product MKKRILLTSFDTWLSDQLSNSSDDLLLEVTKLELIPHALTFLRQLSVDVQIASCQVIEKINEMQPDCIICCGMAASRKQLSVELRASCGESILHTGVDLEQLVAGTAAIEISHDCGKFVCEGLYYSVLEYLCQSQLSTRCIFVHVPLINEENLSEILTDFVLIINKLALL; this is encoded by the coding sequence ATGAAGAAAAGAATACTATTAACTTCTTTTGACACTTGGCTAAGCGATCAACTCTCAAATTCTTCAGATGATTTATTACTAGAAGTTACCAAACTTGAGTTGATCCCCCATGCTTTAACTTTTTTGCGCCAGTTGTCCGTTGATGTACAGATTGCTAGCTGTCAGGTAATTGAAAAAATCAATGAAATGCAACCTGATTGCATCATCTGCTGTGGCATGGCAGCTAGCCGTAAACAATTAAGTGTGGAATTACGTGCTAGCTGTGGAGAAAGTATTTTGCATACAGGAGTTGATTTAGAGCAATTAGTGGCGGGAACTGCGGCAATTGAGATTAGCCATGACTGTGGGAAATTTGTCTGTGAGGGTCTTTATTATTCAGTCCTAGAATACCTGTGTCAAAGCCAACTCTCGACGCGTTGTATCTTTGTTCACGTTCCACTTATAAATGAAGAAAATTTGAGCGAAATTCTGACCGATTTCGTATTAATTATTAACAAACTGGCTCTTTTATAA
- the hisH gene encoding imidazole glycerol phosphate synthase subunit HisH: MPVIAVIDYEMGNLHSVCKGLEKAGATPNITYSPKEIEQADAVVLPGVGAFDPAVQHLRARGLEQPIKDVIASGKPFLGICLGLQILFESSAEGTQPGLGIIPGKVRRFRPEPDITIPHMGWNQLEVTQPKSILWEHLPSNPWVYFVHSYYVDPIDEQIRAATVTHGTQTVTAAIARENLMAVQFHPEKSSNIGLQILSNFVAQVREKIVA, from the coding sequence ATGCCAGTTATTGCGGTCATAGATTATGAGATGGGAAATTTGCACTCAGTCTGCAAAGGCCTAGAAAAAGCTGGGGCAACTCCTAATATTACTTATTCTCCAAAGGAGATAGAGCAGGCAGATGCAGTAGTCCTGCCTGGTGTAGGAGCTTTTGATCCAGCAGTGCAACACCTGCGGGCGCGGGGTTTAGAGCAACCTATTAAAGATGTGATCGCATCTGGCAAACCCTTTTTAGGAATTTGTTTAGGACTGCAAATTCTGTTTGAATCAAGTGCAGAAGGTACTCAACCAGGGCTAGGAATTATTCCTGGAAAAGTACGACGCTTTCGTCCAGAACCAGATATTACTATTCCGCACATGGGTTGGAATCAGCTGGAAGTAACTCAACCAAAAAGTATTTTGTGGGAGCATTTACCCTCTAATCCTTGGGTGTATTTTGTTCATTCTTATTATGTTGACCCAATAGATGAGCAAATCCGTGCAGCAACCGTTACACACGGTACTCAAACTGTAACAGCTGCGATCGCTCGTGAAAACCTGATGGCAGTTCAATTTCACCCAGAAAAATCTTCTAATATTGGACTGCAAATCCTGTCTAATTTTGTTGCTCAAGTCCGCGAAAAAATTGTTGCATAA
- a CDS encoding terpene synthase family protein, which translates to MSNLISTSLYCPFTSQINRYAGVLEGYALEWVLRFKLLANESSYQRFCKSRFFLLVASAYPHSNLEELKIANDWLSWVFIWDDQCDLSELKKQPEVLKTLHKRFIEILNGAELNSQDILFSHALTDLRQRTLERGSIKWFRYFISCLEDYFQGCVWEATNRANGIVPDVESYIRLRRSSVGVYAVLALTEFCHQLIIPNILKEQSIVKKLELITTDIIAWSNDIFSASREIASGDVHNLVFVLHNQEQFSLEKAIERVTEIHDQEVRSLIDLEASLPSFGEELDTELAKYISGMHNWIRGNLDWYARSYRYQSSERLELTEFK; encoded by the coding sequence ATGTCAAATTTAATTTCTACTAGTTTATATTGTCCTTTTACATCTCAAATCAACAGGTATGCTGGTGTTTTAGAAGGGTATGCTCTTGAATGGGTACTTCGCTTCAAGCTCCTAGCAAATGAATCATCTTATCAGCGTTTCTGTAAGTCAAGATTTTTTTTATTAGTTGCAAGCGCTTACCCTCATAGCAATCTTGAAGAACTGAAAATTGCAAATGACTGGTTAAGCTGGGTATTTATTTGGGATGATCAATGTGATCTCTCAGAGTTAAAAAAACAACCTGAAGTCCTCAAAACTTTGCATAAAAGATTTATAGAAATCTTGAACGGTGCAGAACTTAATAGTCAAGATATACTATTTAGCCACGCGTTAACTGACTTAAGACAACGGACTCTCGAAAGAGGGAGCATCAAATGGTTCCGCTACTTCATCAGTTGCTTGGAAGACTACTTCCAAGGATGTGTTTGGGAAGCAACTAACCGCGCCAACGGAATTGTACCTGATGTAGAAAGTTATATCAGGTTACGTAGGTCAAGCGTGGGGGTTTATGCTGTACTAGCATTAACTGAATTTTGCCATCAGTTAATAATTCCTAATATTTTGAAAGAACAAAGTATTGTAAAAAAATTAGAACTGATTACAACTGATATCATCGCTTGGTCGAATGATATATTTTCAGCATCTAGGGAAATAGCAAGTGGTGATGTTCACAATTTAGTATTCGTCCTGCATAATCAAGAGCAATTTTCTCTCGAAAAAGCTATTGAGCGTGTTACGGAAATCCACGATCAAGAGGTACGCTCATTAATAGACTTAGAAGCATCTCTTCCATCTTTTGGAGAAGAATTAGATACTGAACTTGCCAAATATATATCGGGTATGCATAATTGGATTCGTGGCAACCTTGATTGGTATGCTCGCTCTTATCGCTATCAGAGTTCAGAAAGATTAGAGCTAACAGAATTCAAATAA